A window from Pangasianodon hypophthalmus isolate fPanHyp1 chromosome 4, fPanHyp1.pri, whole genome shotgun sequence encodes these proteins:
- the garem gene encoding GRB2-associated and regulator of MAPK protein 1: MDLGSMLYNSLKDVTWSTTTLPLDRLVSAYRLPQIVKLDTGESVEGLRENDYLLIHSCRQWTTITAHSLEEGHYVIGPKIEIPVHYEGQFKLLEQDRDIKEPVQYFNSVEEVAKAFPERVYVMEEITFNVKMASGECNEDTEVYNITLNTGDELTLMGQAEILYAKTSREKSRLNTIFRRIGKLNSIGRPGRGKMPCLICMNHRTNESVSLPFQCRGRFSTCSPLELQMQEGEHSIRAIVEKTRLPVNVTVPACPPRNPHDLHPIREGHRYKLVNVRTKTVVVCCVLRPNAVLPVHFPLHVATAMPRLLVPEGLLHGEAWLESVVHRWFAYCQEQFDIDNYSRAVRDVRADWPEDSKSPKKGTSGTGCAVGTGNGGGVGTNGCPAHLPSSLSSARDELTQSFHRLSVCVYGNNLHGNSEVNLQGCVSLYGELVPPEAPDADYPFPELLDSSSGPCKADLPYEELWLDHTQTHSPVHEHNEAVRGSVSISSCLSGLPYPSVGSTSAAFLSADINLPPPPVPPKSEAVKEECRLLNAPPIPPRSSKQTALSSGSVPVPYPPTKPRQPDTRSPSPTLSYYSSGLHNIGGESESSKEMEEQNHACYPCNWIRTDTNKSTKPPPCLSPSTDTALSRLSWPNDFCGPDFHKTEDFSSVHCRSYSSYPRKRTPGTPKTCSSGLFDFDRGGTSTAATKAQQPAQFCTKSTSYTLEMYRDKPIEECDTKQSRSCPILPPRTPKPSDAKKDKECASANVAGVDTTQQQVDRVNQATALSCPSTTGPQWQPPNNLSGLSIEEVSKSLRFIGMSEDVVGLFVREKIDGNLLLQLTEEILSEDFKLSKLQVKKLMQFIGGWRPKM, from the exons ATGGACCTCGGCTCTATGCTCTACAACAGTTTAAAAGATGTAACATGGAGCACGACAACTCTGCCTCTGGACCGACTGGTGAGCGCCTACAGACTGCCCCAGATTGTAAAACTGGACACCG GGGAATCGGTGGAAGGGCTAAGAGAAAACGACTACCTCTTGATTCATTCGTGTCGGCAGTGGACTACGATCACCGCCCATAGCCTGGAGGAGGGCCATTATGTCATTGGACCGAAAATCGAGATCCCAGTCCATTATGAGG GTCAATTCAAACTGCTGGAGCAGGACCGGGATATTAAGGAGCCGGTGCAGTACTTCAACAGCGTGGAGGAAGTGGCCAAAGCTTTTCCTGAACGAGTTTATGTCATGGAGGAAATAACATTCAATGTTAAG ATGGCATCAGGAGAATGCAATGAGGACACAGAGGTGTACAATATCACCCTGAACACTGGCGACGAGTTAACGCTTATGGGCCAAGCTGAGATCCTGTATGCAAAAACGTCAAGAGAGAAATCACGCCTCAACACCATATTCAGGCGCATCGGCAAGCTGAACTCAATCGGTCGTCCAGGGCGGGGCAAGATGCCATGCCTGATCTGTATGAATCACCGCACTAACGAGAGTGTGAGCCTGCCATTCCAGTGCCGTGGCCGCTTCAGCACATGCTCGCCACTGGAGCTGCAGATGCAGGAGGGTGAGCACAGCATCCGTGCCATAGTGGAGAAGACACGGCTGCCCGTCAATGTGACTGTGCCTGCGTGTCCACCGCGCAACCCGCATGACCTGCACCCGATCCGAGAGGGTCACCGCTACAAGCTCGTCAATGTGCGTACCAAGACGGTGGTGGTGTGCTGTGTACTCCGCCCCAACGCTGTGCTGCCTGTACACTTTCCCTTGCATGTTGCCACGGCAATGCCTCGCTTGCTGGTACCTGAAGGCCTGCTGCATGGAGAGGCATGGCTGGAAAGCGTAGTTCATCGCTGGTTCGCATACTGCCAGGAACAGTTTGATATCGACAACTACTCGAGAGCAGTGCGTGATGTGAGGGCCGACTGGCCCGAGGACTCCAAGAGTCCCAAGAAAGGCACCAGTGGAACAGGATGCGCAGTCGGGACTGGAAACGGCGGTGGAGTTGGTACCAACGGCTGCCCTGCCCACCTGCCCAGCTCACTTAGCTCAGCCCGGGACGAGCTCACACAGTCATTCCACCGACTATCCGTCTGTGTCTATGGGAACAATCTGCATGGCAACAGCGAGGTGAACCTGCAGGGTTGTGTTAGCCTCTACGGGGAGCTTGTGCCTCCAGAAGCACCAGATGCGGATTATCCATTTCCAGAGCTGCTAGACAGTTCATCTGGTCCTTGCAAAGCGGATCTGCCATACGAGGAACTGTGGCTggaccacacacagacacacagtcctGTACACGAGCACAACGAGGCTGTCCGAGGAAGCGTTAGCATCTCCAGCTGCCTGTCTGGCCTGCCATACCCCAGTGTGGGTTCTACAAGTGCTGCCTTCCTCAGTGCTGATATCAATCTACCTCCACCCCCTGTGCCTCCAAAATCTGAAGCT GTGAAGGAGGAGTGTCGGTTGTTAAACGCTCCTCCAATTCCTCCGAGGAGTTCCAAACAGACAGCCCTGAGCTCCGGCAGCGTCCCAGTGCCATATCCACCCACAAAGCCACGGCAGCCAGACACTCGTTCCCCAAGCCCAACGCTGTCCTACTACTCCTCTGGTCTGCACAACAT aggaggagagagtgagtCCTCAAAAGAGATGGAGGAGCAGAACCACGCATGTTACCCATGCAACTGGATTCGAACAGATACCAACAAAAGCACCAAGCCTCCCCCCTGTCTCAGTCCCTCCACTGACACTGCGCTCTCCCGTCTCTCCTGGCCAAATGACTTCTGTGGGCCTGATTTCCACAAAACTGAGGACTTCTCATCAGTACATTGCCGTAGTTACTCCAGTTACCCTAGGAAAAGGACCCCTGGCACCCCTAAGACTTGTTCCTCTGGCCTCTTTGACTTTGACAGAGGAGGGACAAGCACTGCAGCCACAAAGGCCCAGCAGCCGGCCCAGTTTTGTACTAAATCGACTAGTTATACCCTGGAAATGTACAGAGACAAACCTATTGAGGAATGTGACACTAAACAAAGCAGATCCTGCCCTATCTTGCCACCAAGAACCCCAAAACCCAGTGATGCAAAGAAAGATAAGGAATGTGCATCAGCAAATGTCGCAGGCGTTgacactacacaacaacaggTGGACAGAGTAAACCAGGCAACTGCACTGTCCTGTCCTTCCACTACAGGGCCACAATGGCAGCCACCAAACAACCTCTCGGGCCTTTCCATTGAAGAGGTGTCCAAGTCACTACGTTTCATTGGTATGTCGGAGGAcgtggttggtttgtttgttcgAGAGAAAATCGATGGCAATTTGCTCTTGCAGCTAACAGAAGAGATTCTGTCAGAGGACTTTAAGTTAAGCAAACTACAAGTGAAAAAACTCATGCAGTTTATTGGTGGCTGGAGGCCCAAAATGTAA